The DNA segment AACATCTATATTTTTAAGATTATGAACTCTGGCACCTTTTATGATAATGTTTGTATGTGGATCTTTATTGATTTCTTTATTCATTGATTTCCGGATAGAATGACGCTAATATAACCCAAATAACACAATATTGGTTTTTTGTGGAAATGCAAAAATAAGGCTCTGAGACCACTTTTAATTTTTTTTAACACTTTTTATATGGTTTTATGATAAAAAAATCCTTCTTTTGAAATATTAACTGATAAATCAAACCACTAACAAACAAACTGATAGGAGAACTCATATAGAAGAAAACATCTACTAAATAATTTTTTAGCAAGCAGCAAGGGAATTTAGTAAGGATACTCCTATGAAATTACAACAATACAGTGATCAGGAATTAATTAAGTTATACCTTAATGGTGATGAGACCGTTTTGGAAGAACTTCTGAAAAGACACAAGTCTAAAATTTACACATCTATATATCTTTTGGTAAAAGATCAGTATTTAGCTGAAGATATATTTCAGGATGCTTTTATAAAAGTGATCAACACGTTACGGTCCGGGCGCTACAATGAGGAAGGCAAATTTTTACCATGGGTGATGCGCATTGCACACAACTTGGTGATAGATTATTTCAGACGTGAAAAACGGGCCCCGGTAATTACAAGTGCCGATGGCACAGACGTTTTTAACCTGCTTCAGTTTCATGAAGAAAGTGCAGAAGATAAAATGCTGAGGGAACAGACCCATTTTGACCTGAGGACAATGATCCATTTATTGCCCGACGATCAGAAAGAGGTTTTAATTATGCGCCATTATGCAGACCTTAGCTTTAAGGAGATTGCAGACCTGACGGAGGTGAGCATAAATACCGCACTTGGAAGGATGCGTTATGCACTGAATAACCTCCGTAAGATGATGAAAGTGAAAGAAATCTCTTAATAAAAGAGCATTATCACCTTAGAAGGGCATTTTTCATTTGTAAAAAATAAATTACAAATAATTATAGTTAGGGTTAAAATAAATTAACAGCAATTGCGTTTATTAATAAAAAAACAATACACGTTATTTGCTTATGATGGAAACCTTTACTTCAATTGACAACTTAAATTACCAGCAACAAAAGCAGGACGGTACTCCTGCAGATGAAACTGAAGGAATCGACGCCATGTTTTATGATCATATTAAAACACAATTGGATTCGCTGAAAAAAGACCCGGCAGATGAAAGCATTGCCAGGATCCTGGCTTACTCAAGAAGCTTGTAATTTAAAAAAGAATTAAGCTGTCGGGAAACCGGCAGCTTTTTTATGACAAAGCATTTCCTCAGCATCCATTGAAAGAACAATATTATTTATCTAAGTTTGCCTATGCTCAAAAAAGAAAGATACCGGCTTTTTGTGGCCCATTTTTCTGCCAGGCAACCCAATGCTGAAACAGAACTACATTACAACAATCCCTTTCAACTGTTGGTTGCAGTGATTTTATCTGCACAATGTACCGACAAGCGCATCAACCAGGTTACCCCTGCCCTATTCCAGCGTTTTCCAAATGCAAAAGCACTTGCAGAAACGACCCCTGATATAGTATTTGATTACATCAGAAGTGTAAGCTATCCGAATAATAAGGCCAAGCACCTGGTAGGAATGGCCAATATGTTGTTACATGAGTTTAACAATGAGGTACCATCGGATGTTGACCAGCTGCAGAAAATGCCCGGAGTTGGCCGCAAAACAGCCAATGTGATTGCTTCCGTAATTTATAATGCACCCGCAATGGCCGTTGACACCCATGTTTTCAGGGTAGCCAACAGAATAGGGCTAACTAATGGAAAAACCCCCTTAGCAGTAGAAAAAGACCTGGTTAAAAACCTCCCGGAACACACCATCCATGTAGCCCACCACTGGTTAATATTGCATGGCAGATATGTATGTGTAGCACGCTCACCTAAATGCAGTATTTGTGAGATCGCACATTTTTGTAAATATTATCAAAGCAACAATAAAATAACTAAAATAATTAGTGATATTACAGGTCAGGTAAAATAAAACAACTTTATTTATTGATTTAAAATTAAATTACATTATATTTGCTAATATAATTAGCACTAAAGCTAAGCATATAGCTAATGTTTAGCCTAACAAGAATTATAATACTATGAGCACAAACGCAGACAAATTAAAAGCACTACAACTTACTTTAGATAAGTTAGAAAAATCATACGGTAAAGGTACTGTGATGAAACTTGGGGATAATGCTGTAGAGCCTATTGAATCCATTTCTACCGGATCTATCAGCCTTGACATTGCTTTGGGTATTGGGGGTGTACCAAAAGGAAGGATTATTGAGATATACGGGCCTGAATCTTCAGGTAAAACAACCTTAGCTACACACATTATAGCTGAAGCACAGAAAAAAGGTGGTATAGCTGCAATTGTGGATGCGGAACATGCTTTTGATAAAGGCTATGCCAAAAAATTGGGTGTTGATGTAGACAACCTGCTGATCTCTCAGCCGGACAATGGCGAACAGGCCCTGGAAATTGCAGATAACCTGATCCGCTCTGGTGCGATTGATGTAATCGTGATCGACTCTGTAGCCGCATTGGTACCAAAAGCAGAGATTGAAGGCGAAATGGGTGATTCTAAAATGGGCTTACATGCGCGCCTGATGTCTCAAGCCTTACGTAAATTAACAGGAACCATTTCTAAAACCGGATGTTGCTGTATTTTCATCAACCAGCTGCGTGAAAAAATTGGGGTAATGTTTGGTAATCCTGAGACTACAACCGGTGGTAATGCCTTGAAATTCTATGCCTCAGTACGTCTCGATATCCGCAGGACTTCCCAGATCAAAGATTCTGATGAAGTTTCCGGGAACAGGGTAAAAGTGAAAATTGTAAAAAATAAAGTTGCCCCCCCTTTCCGTATTGCTGAATTTGACATTATGTTTGGTGAGGGAATCTCTAAAACGGGTGAGATCATCGACCTCGGTGTTGATTTTAACATCATCAAAAAAGCAGGTTCATGGTTCTCTTATGGTGATACCAAGCTTGGACAAGGTAGAGATGCCGTGAAACAACTGTTAATGGATAACCCAGAATTGTCTGAAGAAATTGAAGCAAAAATACGTGCTGAAGTAACCGGAGAAAAACTGGAAGAAAAAGTTTAAACATCGATTGCCTAGCATAAAAAGGCTGATGGTGTAAAAAACATCAGCCTTTTTTATTACCTGTAACTCGGTGGCTGCGATTTTAATGTACTACCCGCCCCTGTTTCCATAAACTTACTGTCATATTTCAGAATAGCAATCAACGCGATCACAGCCATTGCAATCAGCACAAAGAGGCCTATATAATTCTTTTTTTTATCCTTTTTGATCAACCAACCTAAAAAAACTATCAATGGGATTAACAGTAATCCAAAAAAAACATAGCTAGCTGCATTCATAATCTCTTATTTTAAAATTCCATTCGTGAAAGTGGAGCCACATCCTGGCCAACAAAATCACCGTTTAAATATTTATGATATCCTGCAATGGCAATCATAGCAGCATTATCTGTGCAATACTGAAATGCGGGGATATAAACATTCCAACCCTGCTGTCCCGCCATTTTTTGAAGTGCATGCCGCAGGCCACTGTTTGCCGAAACCCCACCGGCTATTGCAATTTCTTTTATTCCATATTGCTGGGCCGCCTTTTTTAATTTATTGAGCAAAATGTCAACAATACTATGTTGTACAGATGCGCAGATATCATTTAAATTGCCGGCAATAAAATCAGGATTTTCTTTTTCCTGCGCCCTGATAAAATACAAGATAGCAGTCTTTAAGCCACTAAAACTGTAATTTAAATCTTTTATCTGAGGTTCAGGGAACTTAAAGGCCAGCGGATTTCCTTCTTTTGCATGTTTATCTATCAGTGGTCCGCCCGGATAAGGAAGATTCAGGATTTTGGCAGTCTTGTCAAAAGCCTCGCCAGCAGCATCATCAAGAGTTTCCCCCACGATCTCCATGTCAAAATAACTCCTAATCAATACAATCTGGGTATGCCCTCCCGAAACCGTAAGGCATAAAAAAGGAAATGCAGGTTTGGGATCATCAATAAAATGTGCCAGAATGTGTGCATGCATGTGGTTAACGGCTATTAAGGGCAAATCAAGCGCCAAAGCAAATGATTTGGCAAATGAAACACCAACCAGCAATGACCCCAAAAGACCTGGTCCCCTGGTAAATGCAACGGCACTTAATTCCTTTTTGCTTACTTTAGCATCAGTTAATGCCTGTTGTATAACCGGAACGATATTTTGTTGATGTACCCTTGATGCAAGTTCAGGTATTACGCCACCATAATTTTCATGAATTGTTTGGTTTGCAATAACATTGGCAGTAATTTTGCCGTTGTTACATATAGCAACTGAAGTTTCATCGCAAGAAGATTCTATAGCAAGTATTACAGACACGGTTATTTATAATTAAGCTACAAAACTATTAAAAAACTATTACAAATACTGCTTTGGCTTGTTGCATCGGTAATATTACTTGTTGCGGTCATTCTTTTTGCCCTTCAGTTCAGACCTGTGCAGACCTACGTGGCTAAAAAAGCTGCCGCTTATTTGTCAAAAGAACTGAATACAACCATCTCCTTAAGTGGCATTTACATCAAACCTTTCAAATCTGTTGTGATTGAGGACCTGCTGGTTCTTGATCAGCAAAAGGATACTATACTCAACACACCAAAATTTCTGGTCGACATGAACCGGTTTTCTTTAAAAAACCGTATCATCGCCGTTAATACAATACAAATTAATAACGGCACTTTCTACCTGAAATCATATAAAGACAGGTCTACCAACCTTGATTTCATTATTGACTATTTTGATTCGGGCCCACCCAATGTAAAAAAGAAAAAAAAGCCTTACCAGATTTCCTTCGACAGGATTATCCTGAACAACTTTGGTTTTAAGTATAAAAACTACAGACAAAAGGATACCGCTATGAAAGGTATAAACTTTGACGATGTAGCCCTCAGTAATCTGAATGGAATTTTCGAGAAGCTAAATACAAAAGATCATATCCTGCAAACCAAAATAAAGGATCTTACCTTTAAAGAAAAAAGCGGTTTCTATTTAAAAAACCTCACGGCATTTACCACCATTGATACCAATAGCATTGAACTAAAGAAACTGTTGCTGGTAACCAACAGAAGCCGGCTGTCTGATTATTTTCAGATGCGCTTTAAACGCTTTGCAGATTTTGATGATTATATCAATAAGGTAAGGATGAATGCCAATTTTGTAGATAGTCACATTTCATCCCGTGATGTCTCTTTTTTTACTTCCGAACTGGACCAGATGCACCTGGATATTGATATAGATGGCCGAATTACCGGTTTGGTTAATAATTTAAGGGCAAAAAAACTGGCTGTTAAGGCCGGAAAAGCTACCTATATTAAGGGCGATTTTATGTTAAAGGGGCTGCCTTATATCAAGGAAACTTTTATGGACCTGAAGATAGAGATGGCCGGCACAAATAAAACAGACCTGGATGAGATCGTATCCAGTATTACCGGCAAAAATGGAACCGTTGTCCCAAAAGTGGTCAATAAATTTGGAAACATCAATTTCAATGGATCTTTTACAGGCTTTAAAAACGATTTTATTGCTTATGGCGAATTCAAAACCCGCCTTGGCAGATTGGTGTCTGATGTAAACATGAAAATAGACAGGAAGGGAATCCCTTCTTATACAGGAAATGTTAAAACTTACGATTTTGACATCGGTACGCTGATAGACGAAAAAACACTGGGCAGGCTCTCGGCCTCTTTATATGTAAAAGGCCGGGGTACAGAGGTCAACAGTCTTTCTGAAAAACTAAATGGAGATATCGATTATATTGATTTTAACAGCTACAGATATAGAAACGTTAAAATAGATGGCACTTTCGACAAGAAATATTTTGATGGAAGACTCACCATTAACGATAAAAATGTTCAGCTTGCTTTTGATGGCGGTGTTAACCTGAACCCAAAACTTCCAGTGTTCAACTTTAAAGCAACTATAAAAAATGCCAAATTAAGGGCACTCAAATTATATAAGGATTCTTTAAAAATTGATGCTGTATTCAGTACCAACTTTTCTGGTAACAATCTGAACAACATACAGGGAAATCTGAGGCTACAGGAAATAAGATTAGATAATGTTAAAGGGATTTACAACATAGATTCTGTAGAGCTGCAGGCTAGTGGACTGGGCAAAGAACGCAGTTTAACCATAAAATCCGATATATTTGATGCCAGCATTAAAGGTCAGTACGACTTAAATACTATCCCATCCTATTATAAAGCATTGGCTAAAAAGTATATCCCATCTTTAAAAGCTGATATTGTAAAGTATGGGGATCAGATATTTCAGTTTAACCTCGTTATAAAAAGATTTGAACCTATTGCCGAATTACTGGTACCCGGACTGGAAATTGAAGATCAGGCCATATTGACCGGCAATTTCGATTCTCCAAACAATACTGCCACTTTAAATGGTTTTATCAAAAAACTTAAGTATAAAGGGATAGTTGTAAACAACATCATTATTGACGAAAATACAAGTACGAATCAGCTGCAGGCTATTTTTACCTCAGACAGGGTTGACCTGAACGACAGCCTGCATATTAAAAATGTAAACATCTCCAATATATTGCGGAATGACAGCCTCTCCTTAAACGTTAAGCTTTCTAACGAGGATGATGTTAACCAACTGGATTTAAATGGATTGATTGAATTTGCCAGTGATACAACTGCACGCATAAGTATACTTCCTTCTATTTTGGTTGTCAACAACGAAGAATGGAAAATCCAGGAAAAAGTGAGGATAAATTTTCATGAAGGAAAAACGGAGATCAGCAATTTTGACCTTAACAATGGCCGGCAGCTGCTTACTTTGGATGGAACACTGTCAAGTGATCCTAAAGATCTGCTACTGGTAGGTTTTAAAGATTTTAGCCTGACTACATTAAATCCTTTTGTGAAAACACTTGGACTAAAATTGAGCGGAAATGTAAACGGTGAAACAAAATTAGCCAACATTCTTAAATCGCCCGAAATTCATGATAACCTTAAAATCGATTCTCTGGTTTTTAATGACACTTACATCGGGACCTTGACAGACACGTCATCGTATGACAAGGCTAAAAATACAGCCAATATATACACCAAAATTGTGACTACAGACAGAGAAACTTTAAGGGCCACCGGAAATCTGGACCTTGAAAAAAAGGAAATTGACCTGAAAGTAAGGCTGGATAAAAGTGAGCTTGCTGTTTTTGAGCCCTTCATTAATAACCTGGTATCAGATCTGAAAGGTCATGTCTCCTCTGATCTGACTGTGACCGGTCCTTTTGACAAACCATCAATTAAAGGAAGCCTTACACTGGATGAGGCTGCCATGACCATCAATTACCTTAAAACAAGATATACAATTTCTGATGAGGTTGGGGTTAACAATAGTGTGATTGACATTAACGACCTCAAATTGTTGGATACAGATAATAATGAAGCGATAGCAAATGGAACAGTGGATTTAAATGACATCAATAACCCTACGCTTGATGTTGTTGTAAATGCCACCAATTTCATGGCCTTAAACACGACCGAGAAAGATAATTCCCTCTATTTCGGAGAAGCTTATGCCACTGGTACTTTTAAATTTAAAGGTCCGACAAATAAAATGTTTATTGACATTGATGCTAAAACAGAAAAGGGAACTGTATTTAATTTACCCTTAAATAGCTCTGAAACTGTTTCAAGTAAAGACTTTATCACTTTTATAAGTAAAGACACTGCCAGCTATGTAAAAAAACAGACCAGTTTTGATGGCCTGACCATGAGCTTAAAACTAAATGTAGATGCCAATAGTACTGCAAATATTTTTACAACATTGGGTAACCTGAGTGGTAAAGGTTATTCAAAAAACCTGGCCCTTAAAATCAATAGCTTCGGCGATTTTGAAATGTCGGGCGACTATATCATTGAAAGTGGCAGTTTTGATTTTACAGCTCAGGAAGTCATTAATAAGAAGTTTACCATCCGACAGGGGGGAACAATCAGGTGGACAGGAAACCCCTCTGCTGCGCAGATCAACTTAAAAGCTATTTATGCACTCAGGGCGAGCACCAGCGATCTTTATGCGGCTGCCAACAGAGAAAGCAGTAACGCCAATCAAAGGGTGCTTACTGAGGTTGAAATGGGCCTTACCGGCCTGCTATTAAAACCTGACATTAAACTGGATGTTTTTTTTCCTTCCAATCCTGCTATTAAAGAAGAAATGCAGACGTATTTTAATGATGATAACAACCGGAACCTGCAGGCCTTAAGTCTGATTATCAGACGTAGTTTTGCGCCCGGAAGTGGAAAAGAAGACCTAGGCAAACAGTTAAAATCCGGAGTAGCCAGTACGGCAACAGAATTACTGTTTAACCAGTTTAACAATGTACTTTCCTCACTGAACCTGGATTTCGTAGACATCAACATCCGTTCGTTGAGCGAGGCCAATGCATCCTTCAGGTTTTTTCAGGACAGGATTGTTTTAAATGCAGGGATTGTAGATAAGAACAGCACCAACGATCTGTCGCCAATTGGTTTTTCAAGAGACAATGTAGGTAGTGAAGTTGAGGTGCTGGCACTGATCAAGAAAGATGGTACACTGGTAGGTAAGCTGGCCAATAAACCTCCAACACAGCAAAGCATTTTCAACACCGGCATACAAAACACCAATGTAACCTCTTTGGGTCTGATCTATACCCAGCAATTTGACAGCTTCAGGGAATTTGTTCAAAAAATCTCAGGAAAACTGCGCAGGGAAGAAAAACAAAAGAAACTGGAACTTGAAAAAAAGACGGCAGAAGAGGAAAAAAAACCTTCTGCCGTCCAGCCTCCCCAAAATAAGGAGGGTATAATAAATAATCAGAAAAATCCTAAAAGGAAATAATTAGCCTTTCATAATCTGATGGCCCATCTTATCCCGCTTTGTTTTTAAGTAAAGCTCATTGTGGATATTGCTCTCTATTTCAATAGGAATGTTCTCCACAATTTCCAGACCATAACCAATTAAACCTGCCCGTTTTGTAGGGTTATTAGACATTAAGCGCATTTTAGTTACCCCCTGCGCCCTTAATATCTGAGCCCCAACACCATAATCCCGTTCATCTCCTTTAAATCCTAGTTTAATATTGGCTTCAACGGTATCAAAACCCGCATCCTGAAGATTATAAGAACGCAATTTATTGATCAGGCCAATTCCCCGGCCCTCCTGGTTCATGTAAACCACTACCCCTTTGCCTTCTTTATCGATCATTTCCAAAGCTTTGTGCAGTTGCGGACCGCAATCGCAGCGGCATGATCCAAAAATATCTCCTGTAACGCAGGAACTGTGCACTCTGGCCAGTACAGGCTCATCGGCAGCCCATGTTCCCTTACTGATAGCCAGGTGAGTTGCATAGTTGTCTATCTGTGTATAAGCTGTCATCTTGAAATCGCCCCACTGAGTTGGCAAATTAATCGTAACTTCTTCCTTAATCAAGCTCTCTTTGCTCAGTCTGTAGGCAATAAGGTCCTTTATGGATATGATTTTAAGCTGATGTCTTTCTGCAATCTTAATCAGATCCGGAAGCCTGGCCATTTCCCCATCTTCTTTTAATATTTCTACCAGCACTCCTGCCTCTTTCATTCCTGCCAGTCTGGCCAGGTCAGTAGAAGCTTCTGTATGGCCAGCGCGTCTTAAAACGCCCCCATCTTTTGCCCTTAACGGAAAAATATGTCCTGGTCTGCCCAGTTCTGAAGGATCTATTTTAGGATCGATCAGTGCAAGTATAGTTTTTGATCTGTCAGATGCTGAAATTCCGGTTGTACAACCATGACCAAGCAAATCGACGGATACCGTAAAATTTGTTTCATAGGCAGCAGTATTTTTCCCAACCATAGATTCTAAACCCAGTTCATCGCATCTTTGCTCAGTTAGCGGTGCACATATTAATCCACGGCCATAGGTAGCCATAAAGTTAATTACCTCTGGCGTCGCATTCTCTGCGGCGGTTAAAAAGTCTCCTTCGTTTTCGCGGTCTTCATCGTCGACAACAATAATAACCTTCCCTGCTTTTATATCCGCAATAGCATCTTCTATTGCATCAAGTTTAATTTCCATTTTATGAGTATATCAACCTTCAAATCATCGATTTGAAGGTTCATTTAAATTACAATACAAAGTTACAACCTTCAAAGACAATTTTATGTCTTAAATATCATAAATAAGTAATGAATAAATTATACCTGCTTAAACCTTTTCCGCAGACACTTTTGACTTATTCTTTTTAAAGAAATTGATAATGAGCTGCTTAAAATAATTTACATCAAATAAGGCCGAATCTACGGTTGCTTTATAGGTTAAAAATGCACCCAAAGGAGATAAAATAATAAATGCAAGCCACATTCCGAAAAAGGGGGTTAGTGAGCCCTGGGTTGCCGACTTCTCTGAAACTGTAGCAATAATATGGTAAAAAAGGAAAAATACAATGGCCATTACAACAGGCAAACCCAGTCCCCCTTTTCTAATAATGGCCCCTAGCGGTGCCCCAATA comes from the Pedobacter heparinus DSM 2366 genome and includes:
- the nth gene encoding endonuclease III; protein product: MLKKERYRLFVAHFSARQPNAETELHYNNPFQLLVAVILSAQCTDKRINQVTPALFQRFPNAKALAETTPDIVFDYIRSVSYPNNKAKHLVGMANMLLHEFNNEVPSDVDQLQKMPGVGRKTANVIASVIYNAPAMAVDTHVFRVANRIGLTNGKTPLAVEKDLVKNLPEHTIHVAHHWLILHGRYVCVARSPKCSICEIAHFCKYYQSNNKITKIISDITGQVK
- the tsaD gene encoding tRNA (adenosine(37)-N6)-threonylcarbamoyltransferase complex transferase subunit TsaD, giving the protein MSVILAIESSCDETSVAICNNGKITANVIANQTIHENYGGVIPELASRVHQQNIVPVIQQALTDAKVSKKELSAVAFTRGPGLLGSLLVGVSFAKSFALALDLPLIAVNHMHAHILAHFIDDPKPAFPFLCLTVSGGHTQIVLIRSYFDMEIVGETLDDAAGEAFDKTAKILNLPYPGGPLIDKHAKEGNPLAFKFPEPQIKDLNYSFSGLKTAILYFIRAQEKENPDFIAGNLNDICASVQHSIVDILLNKLKKAAQQYGIKEIAIAGGVSANSGLRHALQKMAGQQGWNVYIPAFQYCTDNAAMIAIAGYHKYLNGDFVGQDVAPLSRMEF
- a CDS encoding RNA polymerase sigma factor; the encoded protein is MKLQQYSDQELIKLYLNGDETVLEELLKRHKSKIYTSIYLLVKDQYLAEDIFQDAFIKVINTLRSGRYNEEGKFLPWVMRIAHNLVIDYFRREKRAPVITSADGTDVFNLLQFHEESAEDKMLREQTHFDLRTMIHLLPDDQKEVLIMRHYADLSFKEIADLTEVSINTALGRMRYALNNLRKMMKVKEIS
- a CDS encoding translocation/assembly module TamB domain-containing protein → MSKELNTTISLSGIYIKPFKSVVIEDLLVLDQQKDTILNTPKFLVDMNRFSLKNRIIAVNTIQINNGTFYLKSYKDRSTNLDFIIDYFDSGPPNVKKKKKPYQISFDRIILNNFGFKYKNYRQKDTAMKGINFDDVALSNLNGIFEKLNTKDHILQTKIKDLTFKEKSGFYLKNLTAFTTIDTNSIELKKLLLVTNRSRLSDYFQMRFKRFADFDDYINKVRMNANFVDSHISSRDVSFFTSELDQMHLDIDIDGRITGLVNNLRAKKLAVKAGKATYIKGDFMLKGLPYIKETFMDLKIEMAGTNKTDLDEIVSSITGKNGTVVPKVVNKFGNINFNGSFTGFKNDFIAYGEFKTRLGRLVSDVNMKIDRKGIPSYTGNVKTYDFDIGTLIDEKTLGRLSASLYVKGRGTEVNSLSEKLNGDIDYIDFNSYRYRNVKIDGTFDKKYFDGRLTINDKNVQLAFDGGVNLNPKLPVFNFKATIKNAKLRALKLYKDSLKIDAVFSTNFSGNNLNNIQGNLRLQEIRLDNVKGIYNIDSVELQASGLGKERSLTIKSDIFDASIKGQYDLNTIPSYYKALAKKYIPSLKADIVKYGDQIFQFNLVIKRFEPIAELLVPGLEIEDQAILTGNFDSPNNTATLNGFIKKLKYKGIVVNNIIIDENTSTNQLQAIFTSDRVDLNDSLHIKNVNISNILRNDSLSLNVKLSNEDDVNQLDLNGLIEFASDTTARISILPSILVVNNEEWKIQEKVRINFHEGKTEISNFDLNNGRQLLTLDGTLSSDPKDLLLVGFKDFSLTTLNPFVKTLGLKLSGNVNGETKLANILKSPEIHDNLKIDSLVFNDTYIGTLTDTSSYDKAKNTANIYTKIVTTDRETLRATGNLDLEKKEIDLKVRLDKSELAVFEPFINNLVSDLKGHVSSDLTVTGPFDKPSIKGSLTLDEAAMTINYLKTRYTISDEVGVNNSVIDINDLKLLDTDNNEAIANGTVDLNDINNPTLDVVVNATNFMALNTTEKDNSLYFGEAYATGTFKFKGPTNKMFIDIDAKTEKGTVFNLPLNSSETVSSKDFITFISKDTASYVKKQTSFDGLTMSLKLNVDANSTANIFTTLGNLSGKGYSKNLALKINSFGDFEMSGDYIIESGSFDFTAQEVINKKFTIRQGGTIRWTGNPSAAQINLKAIYALRASTSDLYAAANRESSNANQRVLTEVEMGLTGLLLKPDIKLDVFFPSNPAIKEEMQTYFNDDNNRNLQALSLIIRRSFAPGSGKEDLGKQLKSGVASTATELLFNQFNNVLSSLNLDFVDINIRSLSEANASFRFFQDRIVLNAGIVDKNSTNDLSPIGFSRDNVGSEVEVLALIKKDGTLVGKLANKPPTQQSIFNTGIQNTNVTSLGLIYTQQFDSFREFVQKISGKLRREEKQKKLELEKKTAEEEKKPSAVQPPQNKEGIINNQKNPKRK
- the recA gene encoding recombinase RecA yields the protein MSTNADKLKALQLTLDKLEKSYGKGTVMKLGDNAVEPIESISTGSISLDIALGIGGVPKGRIIEIYGPESSGKTTLATHIIAEAQKKGGIAAIVDAEHAFDKGYAKKLGVDVDNLLISQPDNGEQALEIADNLIRSGAIDVIVIDSVAALVPKAEIEGEMGDSKMGLHARLMSQALRKLTGTISKTGCCCIFINQLREKIGVMFGNPETTTGGNALKFYASVRLDIRRTSQIKDSDEVSGNRVKVKIVKNKVAPPFRIAEFDIMFGEGISKTGEIIDLGVDFNIIKKAGSWFSYGDTKLGQGRDAVKQLLMDNPELSEEIEAKIRAEVTGEKLEEKV
- a CDS encoding bifunctional 3,4-dihydroxy-2-butanone-4-phosphate synthase/GTP cyclohydrolase II encodes the protein MEIKLDAIEDAIADIKAGKVIIVVDDEDRENEGDFLTAAENATPEVINFMATYGRGLICAPLTEQRCDELGLESMVGKNTAAYETNFTVSVDLLGHGCTTGISASDRSKTILALIDPKIDPSELGRPGHIFPLRAKDGGVLRRAGHTEASTDLARLAGMKEAGVLVEILKEDGEMARLPDLIKIAERHQLKIISIKDLIAYRLSKESLIKEEVTINLPTQWGDFKMTAYTQIDNYATHLAISKGTWAADEPVLARVHSSCVTGDIFGSCRCDCGPQLHKALEMIDKEGKGVVVYMNQEGRGIGLINKLRSYNLQDAGFDTVEANIKLGFKGDERDYGVGAQILRAQGVTKMRLMSNNPTKRAGLIGYGLEIVENIPIEIESNIHNELYLKTKRDKMGHQIMKG